TCTACGGTGGCCTGCAGTTCACCACCTCCACCTGGCAGGCCTTCGGTGGCGGTCAGTACGCCCCGAACGCTCACCAGGCCACCAAGGCCCAGCAGATCGAGGTCGCGAAGAAGACGCTGCAGGCCCAGGGCCCCGGCGCATGGCCGGTCTGCTCCGTCAAGGCTGGTCTGACCAGCTCCAACGGCATGACCGGCGGCTCCGCCGCTCCGGCCCAGGAGTCGGCTCCGCAGGAGCAGGCCCCGGCCCCGGTCCCGGCCCCGACGCAGGAGCAGGCCCCGGCCCCGGAGCCCGCCCCGCAGCAGCAGACCCAGGAGCGTCCCGCTGACCAGGGCGCCTCCCGCAGCCAGGCCCGCACCGGTGGGCTCGCTGTCGACGGCATCTTCGGCCCGAACTCCAAGGCCGCCGTCGAGAAGTGGGTCGGCGGCAGCGTCGACAGCAACCTGAGCTCCGACGACGTCAAGGCCCTCCAGGCCAAGGTCGGCACGGCCCAGGACGGCATCGTCGGCCCGATCACGACCGGCGCCCTCCAGGAGCTGGTTGGCGCGACGCAGGACGGCATCTGGGGTCCGAAGACCACCGCCGCGCTGCAGACGTACCTCAACAACAACTGAGCCTGACTCAGCACCCTCGAAGGGGGCGTCGCACCTACGGGTGCGGCGCCCCCTTCGTCGTGTCCGGGCATCGACGTGCGATCGAAGTCGGTGCGCAGACCGCCCACGCGGGCCCGTCATGTGGTTGGAGTTACAGGTCTGTATTTATGTGGCAAGTGTTGTTTGTGTGACTCATGAGTCCCTAGCGTCGCTGACGGATCTGTGCGGGACCCCTGCCCGCGCTCTGCCTGAAGGGACCATTCATGTTCAGCACCAACGACTTCCCCGACCAGCCGGCGTCGCGCCGTGGCCGTCGCCTGAAGCTCACCGGCGCCACCCTGACCGTGGGCGCGCTCGCGGCCGGTGGAGTGGTCGTCGCCACCGGTGCCGGCGCGTCCGGGACCGTCTGGGACCGCGTCGCCCAGTGCGAGTCGACGAACAACTGGAGCATCAACACCGGCAACGGCTACTACGGCGGCCTGCAGTTCTCCTTCCAGACCTGGAAGGGCTTCGGCGGGCAGAAGTACGCCTACACCGCTGACCGCGCCACCAAGGCTCAGCAGATCGAGATCGCCCAGGAAGTGCTCAAGGTGCAGGGCCCGGGGGCGTGGCCCGTCTGCTCGCGGCGCGCGGGCCTGACGGTCGCGAACGGTCTGGCGGTCGACCCGCGCACCGGTCAGGATCGCCCCTCCCGGGACTCCGGACGCACCACGATCGCCGGTGAGCTCGTCGTCGACGGCATCCGCGGTCCCAAGACCAACGCCGCCATCGAGAAGTGGGTGGGGCGCTCGCAGGACGGCACCCTCAACCAGCACGACCGCGCCGCGCTCCAGGCCAAGCTGGGCGTGAACCGCGACGGCATCATCGGCCCGGTCACCACCCGTGCCCTGCAGCGCAAGGTGGGCGCCGGCGTCGACGGCATCTGGGGGCCGCAGACGACCACACGCCTGCAGAGCTTCCTCAACCGTCACGTCCTCTGAGGACGGTGACTCGATGGGGACCGGGGTCGCGGGCTAGGATGCCGCGGTCCCGGTTTTCCCGTCCGGGCGTGCTGGCGTGGCGCAATTGGCAGCGCACCTGTCTTGTAAACAGGTGGTTGGGGGTTCGAGTCCCCCCGCCAGCTCTCTGAGCAGGGCAGACACGTCACTCACCGCCCTCTACGTCGTCCGAGCCTCCACTTTCGCCTCCACTTTGGGGAAGCGAAGGGGGCCGTGGGTTCGCCGCTTCGAGCGCCGCGAGCACCCGAGGATCCTGCTCGCCGCGCCCGAGGTAGACGTCCTGGGTCATCGACACCCGCGAGTGGCCGAGCTGATCGGCGATGATCCGCGCGGTCACACCCGACCCGTCGAGGATGCTCGCCGTCGTCTTGCGCCAAGCGTGCGAGGTCACCCACTCCAGGTCGCTGTCCGCGCGGACCTCGTGAAGCCAGCGGCTGACCGTGCGTGGCTCACGAAAGCCCCCGTCGATCGTGCCGAAGACCGGCTCATCCGGACCGACCCCGACCTCAGCACGCCGCCGCAGCATCGCCACGCACCACTGCGGAAGGGGGAGGCGACGCTTCCCCGCGGACGACTTCGTGGCCTTGCGGATGACGCCCTGCCCGGTCACCCGGATCAATGTCGAGGTCACCTCCACAGCACCCTCCTCCAGGTCGATCTCCGACCACAGGACCGCGACGACCTCGCCGAGCCGCAGACCCGTGGCCAGCATGAAGGCGCACAGGTCCGGCAGGTCACGCGAGACCGCACGTGGGTCACGGGTCACCGCGAGGAACCACGCCGCCCGCTCCTGCTCGGTCAGCGCACGAGGCCGACGACGCGGAGCAGTGCTCAGGCGACGAACCTCGCGGGTCGGGTTGAACCGAATGGCGCCCTCACGCACGGCACGGCCCATCGCGCCGGAGATCACCGCGCGGGCCGTACGCGAGGTCGCCGGCCCCACCCGCTCGTGCAGGTCGACCAGGAAGCGGTCGACAACCGGCGTGGTCACCTCACCGAGCCGCAGATTGCCCAGGGCCGGAGAGACACTGCGCTTCCACTGCCGCCGGTAGGTCTGCACCGTGCCCGGTGATCGCTGATCCATCCGCACCAGCTGCTCCAGGTCGTCCAGCCACTGCCGCACCGCCTCGTCCAAGGTGTCTCGCGCGGTCAGCCGACCCACGCCCGCCGTCGCGGCATCCTGCAACGCGGTGGCCAAAGCACGCTGCGACGCCGCCTGCGATGTACCCCAACGCTCCATGCGACGACGGCGACCGTCGAAGCCCCGGAACCATGCGCGGCTCTTGTAGGCCGTTCCGGAGGCAGTGGTCACCCGTACCGTCGATATCGAGCCCCACTCACCAGGGGCCAGTCCCTGACGTCCCATGGCTCACGCTGCCGTCTGCTCTTCGAGCCATGCGAAGACGTCGGTCTCGCGGTAGCGCAGCCGCCGACCCACCTTGAAGGCGGGCGGTCCCTCGCCACGGCAGCGCCAATCGTAGAGCGTGCCCACGGGTATCCCGAGGAACGTCGCCACGTCCTGAATGGTCCACAGCGGGTCATGTCGATTGCACATCTGAATCCCTCTCTCTCAGTCATCGCTTTGGTGTCGTCCGTGCCTTCTCCGCTCGCCACTGGTCGTAAGCGCGGGCACGGTCTGCTGCCGCCAGTGCCAGAGCGGTATCCGCGTCGGTGTCCCATCCGGTCCCGACGTAGGTCCAGGAGCCAACGACGAGGGTGGTCTCCTCCTCCTCGTCGGCCATCAGATCTGCGAAGTCCAGGACCGGCATCTCACGCCCGTCCCGCCCGCTGTCGGCGGCGATGCGCTGCCACCGCTGTCGAGCGCGACGCAGGGCGCCGAGGGTGATCGAGTAGCACCGCGACTTGCTGGAGAAGTGCCCCCGGAAGCCGAGCATGTGCGTCCACTTGCCCAGCAGCTCGTACTCGTCCTCCGGCCAGCGATGCGCCGCCAAGTCATCGATCGTGGCCCGCAGCCGCCGATAGTGCCCCGACGCGCGACGCGGATCGGTCGTGTCCGAGGCCGCCTTCGTCGCGTACTTCGCCAGATAGCCGGCCACCTGCTCACCCACCAGCGGAGCGTCCGGGTCATCCACGCGCGTCGCCGTCACCGAGCGGGCATCGACCTGGGCGCCGAAGCGCAACCGCCCCACGTCATGACCGGCGCACGGCGGCGCATCGAACCCCACGCGGCCAGCGGCGTCCTCGAGCATCCCCGCCAGCACCCCAGCCGAGACACCCTCAGGGCCAGGCGCGTACCCGTCAGCGGTCTTCGGACCGTCGAGTCGCACCAACGCGTGGAAGTGGACCACACCCCGCGCCTGGTACTCCGCGACCTTCGCATACTGCAACGTCGCGACCTCCCGCAGCCGCGAGGCCGGGACACCCATCGCCCGGGCGACCACGCGCCGGGTTGTGATGGTGAAGCGCCGCCACAGCTCCGGTGCCCACCACTGCCAGATCACGTGCGCGGTGTAGTCGTAGCAGTCCGGGCAGATCGGTGTCCCCACGTCGAGGTCGTCGCTCTCGTGTGCCTGCCAGCACGCCACCGAGCGGCCGTGCTCGCACACCTCGTGGCCATCCCGAGGACGGCACCGCTGCCCACCCTTCGCTGTGTGCACCGGACCGAAGGAGGGAGCTGTCAAGGTCAGGAACACCAGCGGGTTGCCGCTCACGCGCTCCGGGACGCTCTTGCCGCCGACCACCCCGGCGCGGATCATCTCGAAGGTGTCGCGGGCATAGATCCGCGAGCACGCCGGACAGACGCTGGCCCGCCGGTTGCCGCACCGCACGTACGTCACGCCGAAAGGCTCCTGCGTCGAGGAGTAGCTGGAGACCACCTCGCCCGTGGCCCGCTCCACCCGGCTCGATGAGCCCACCAGCTTGATCGGCTGAGCGCAGTGCCCCACCCGGGCGGCCGCATCCGACCACGCCTCGAAGGTCCCGCCCAGGAGCCGGTCGACCATGCCCCGACGTGCGGAGGCTCCCGCGTGGTCGAGGTCGAGGGGCGAGGCATCGCCGTACCCCGGGAACCCGCCATGCGACGTCCCGGCCGTGGACATGGCCTCAGGCCGTGTCATCGCGAACCTCGTCGTCGCTCCACCCCACGAGACCGTCGAGGGACTCCCCACGAAGCAGCCGCGCCGTCATTGCCTCCCGCTGCACCGGGGTGGTGCCACCCCAGATGCCGTACTCCTCGCCAAACCACAACGCCGACGCCAAACACACCCGCTGCACCGGGCAGGAGCGGCAGGCCCGCCGAGCGGCACGGGAGGCCAGCGAGCCGTCCGGGGCGAACCACGCCGCACCACCATCCGTAGCGTCCGTGCACACCCCGTCGATGCGCCATCCCCACGCATCGAGCCGCGATGCCAGCGAGGGCGAAGCCGTCACCCCGCAAACCGGCGTGCCATAGACCCGCTGTCGGACGTCTCTGCTCGTGCCGTTGCCGACCTGGGCACTGCGTAGCCGCTTCATGCCGCCTCACCGCCCTCGTCGCTCTCCCCGGTGTGGCCGAGGGGTGCGTGCGCCGGGATGCTCTTAGCCAGGGCCACCACGTCGTCATCGGTCAGGTACGCCGAGCGCACACGGCGGATCGCGCGAGTGCCCTCCACGCGCACGTACCCGACGCCGGGCATCAGCTCGCTGATCTCGTCCGCTCTGGCACCGCTGTCCCGTGCTCCTTCGCCGAGCACCATGTCGACCTGGATCGGGTTGTCCACCCGCAACGCGATCCGGGTCGGGAAGAGGTCCCGCCACGTGACCACGTCCTTGCCGGGGTCCTGCACCGCCGCCACGACACTGATGCCCACCGCGCGGCCCTGCGTCAGCAGCAGGCCCATCGCCTGGTCGATGCGGCGCGTCACGGCCCGCTCGGCGAAGGCGGTCAACGTCGCCAGCTCGTCCACGACGATCACCAGATGCGGGTCATCCGCAGTGGGGGAGTGCAACCGCTGCCCGGTGTCCGCCAACCGAGCCGCCCGCTCGCCCTTGACCTTCACCGCCTCCTCGAGGAGGTCACACATCGCCTCCGCGTCGCCGCCCTCGAACCGCGCGAAGCAGCCCCGCCCGAGACCGAGCTCCATGCCCCCCTTGGGGTCGATGGCCCACACCTGCGCCCAGCCGTCCCGCAACGCCGGAGCCAGACCGGCCATCAGCGACCACAGCACCGAGCCCTTCCCGGACCCCGTGGCCCCGGCGATCAGGGTGTGCGTGCCCGACAGGCGCATCCGCCACGGGCCGCCGTCATCGGCCAACCCCACCGGCAGACCCGCGAGGTCCGTGCCCGTCGAGGCGATGGGCGAGACCACGCGAGCAAGCACGTCGCGACGGACCAACTCGATCCACACCCTCCCCGGGCGAGCAGGCGCCACCCGAGCCGACCGCGAGCCGAACGCCTGGCCGACCGCCTCGACCCGAGCCGCCACGTCATCGAAGGTCAACCCCACCGGCACCTGGACCAGCAGCCGCTCGATCCCGGCCGGGGTGACCTGGAGGCGACGCAGCTTCGCCACCTCGCACGCCGTGTGGTCCTCGCTCCGAGGGGTGACCACCAGCCCGCACCGGCTGGCCACGTGCGGCCAGTACAGCCGATAGGCCGGAAGCCGCCACGCCTGGGAGAGCCGAGGCCGAGCCAGCCGCCCGAACGAGTCCGGGTACGCCACCCGCCACACGATGAGACCTAGGACGGCGGCGACGACGAGAGCCACGACCAGAGTCGGGCTGACCCTGCGCCAGATCAGCACCCCGAGCACGACCACGACCGCCGCCACCGGGTGACGCGCCGCCGACACCGCCAGCCACCACGCGCCACGTACGAGGAGCCAGCACGCACGCAGGGCGGCCTCCACGACAACGGAAACCACGTCATCGCCGAGACCGCCCTGTGGCCGCTGGGGGTGCTCACGCATCGCGCGCGACCTCCCGGTGTGCGTCCTCGATCTGGGCGGTGGCCTCGTGCGCTGCCCGCTCCATCACGAGCAGTGCCGTGTCCAGATCGGGGTCCG
The DNA window shown above is from Janibacter sp. A1S7 and carries:
- a CDS encoding transglycosylase family protein, translating into MFYSPKHVTAVAASPTRRRIAGVAVAGATAAVGSIATASSANASTSSGVWDAVAACESGGNWSINTGNGFYGGLQFTTSTWQAFGGGQYAPNAHQATKAQQIEVAKKTLQAQGPGAWPVCSVKAGLTSSNGMTGGSAAPAQESAPQEQAPAPVPAPTQEQAPAPEPAPQQQTQERPADQGASRSQARTGGLAVDGIFGPNSKAAVEKWVGGSVDSNLSSDDVKALQAKVGTAQDGIVGPITTGALQELVGATQDGIWGPKTTAALQTYLNNN
- a CDS encoding transglycosylase family protein, producing MFSTNDFPDQPASRRGRRLKLTGATLTVGALAAGGVVVATGAGASGTVWDRVAQCESTNNWSINTGNGYYGGLQFSFQTWKGFGGQKYAYTADRATKAQQIEIAQEVLKVQGPGAWPVCSRRAGLTVANGLAVDPRTGQDRPSRDSGRTTIAGELVVDGIRGPKTNAAIEKWVGRSQDGTLNQHDRAALQAKLGVNRDGIIGPVTTRALQRKVGAGVDGIWGPQTTTRLQSFLNRHVL
- a CDS encoding tyrosine-type recombinase/integrase, with the protein product MTTASGTAYKSRAWFRGFDGRRRRMERWGTSQAASQRALATALQDAATAGVGRLTARDTLDEAVRQWLDDLEQLVRMDQRSPGTVQTYRRQWKRSVSPALGNLRLGEVTTPVVDRFLVDLHERVGPATSRTARAVISGAMGRAVREGAIRFNPTREVRRLSTAPRRRPRALTEQERAAWFLAVTRDPRAVSRDLPDLCAFMLATGLRLGEVVAVLWSEIDLEEGAVEVTSTLIRVTGQGVIRKATKSSAGKRRLPLPQWCVAMLRRRAEVGVGPDEPVFGTIDGGFREPRTVSRWLHEVRADSDLEWVTSHAWRKTTASILDGSGVTARIIADQLGHSRVSMTQDVYLGRGEQDPRVLAALEAANPRPPSLPQSGGESGGSDDVEGGE
- a CDS encoding helix-turn-helix domain-containing protein — encoded protein: MATFLGIPVGTLYDWRCRGEGPPAFKVGRRLRYRETDVFAWLEEQTAA
- a CDS encoding replication initiator, whose translation is MTRPEAMSTAGTSHGGFPGYGDASPLDLDHAGASARRGMVDRLLGGTFEAWSDAAARVGHCAQPIKLVGSSSRVERATGEVVSSYSSTQEPFGVTYVRCGNRRASVCPACSRIYARDTFEMIRAGVVGGKSVPERVSGNPLVFLTLTAPSFGPVHTAKGGQRCRPRDGHEVCEHGRSVACWQAHESDDLDVGTPICPDCYDYTAHVIWQWWAPELWRRFTITTRRVVARAMGVPASRLREVATLQYAKVAEYQARGVVHFHALVRLDGPKTADGYAPGPEGVSAGVLAGMLEDAAGRVGFDAPPCAGHDVGRLRFGAQVDARSVTATRVDDPDAPLVGEQVAGYLAKYATKAASDTTDPRRASGHYRRLRATIDDLAAHRWPEDEYELLGKWTHMLGFRGHFSSKSRCYSITLGALRRARQRWQRIAADSGRDGREMPVLDFADLMADEEEETTLVVGSWTYVGTGWDTDADTALALAAADRARAYDQWRAEKARTTPKR
- a CDS encoding WhiB family transcriptional regulator; this translates as MKRLRSAQVGNGTSRDVRQRVYGTPVCGVTASPSLASRLDAWGWRIDGVCTDATDGGAAWFAPDGSLASRAARRACRSCPVQRVCLASALWFGEEYGIWGGTTPVQREAMTARLLRGESLDGLVGWSDDEVRDDTA
- a CDS encoding FtsK/SpoIIIE domain-containing protein, which encodes MREHPQRPQGGLGDDVVSVVVEAALRACWLLVRGAWWLAVSAARHPVAAVVVVLGVLIWRRVSPTLVVALVVAAVLGLIVWRVAYPDSFGRLARPRLSQAWRLPAYRLYWPHVASRCGLVVTPRSEDHTACEVAKLRRLQVTPAGIERLLVQVPVGLTFDDVAARVEAVGQAFGSRSARVAPARPGRVWIELVRRDVLARVVSPIASTGTDLAGLPVGLADDGGPWRMRLSGTHTLIAGATGSGKGSVLWSLMAGLAPALRDGWAQVWAIDPKGGMELGLGRGCFARFEGGDAEAMCDLLEEAVKVKGERAARLADTGQRLHSPTADDPHLVIVVDELATLTAFAERAVTRRIDQAMGLLLTQGRAVGISVVAAVQDPGKDVVTWRDLFPTRIALRVDNPIQVDMVLGEGARDSGARADEISELMPGVGYVRVEGTRAIRRVRSAYLTDDDVVALAKSIPAHAPLGHTGESDEGGEAA